One window of Gavia stellata isolate bGavSte3 chromosome Z, bGavSte3.hap2, whole genome shotgun sequence genomic DNA carries:
- the LOC132320682 gene encoding avidin-like, with protein MVLFHLGYNPAVLILTFLQHCPGQADLLASPVPSRAPCHLATWPPTPWLPACPAAVGSGAFALVLTLALVGCVTPAERKCLLSGSWRSDTGCRMVVSVLSKDGSFSGSYLLGPADSDSKILTSPLEGSQQDAGLVPQPTFSFTVWWRLRDPETARTTAFLGQCYVGTNGGETLHALWLLREAANSPAEDWKATRIGTSIFTRIK; from the exons ATGGTGTTGTTCCACTTGGGCTACAATCCAG CCGTGCTCATCCTCACGTTCCTCCAGCACTGCCCAGGTCAAGCAGACCTCCTCGCCTCGCCTGTCCCGTCCCGGGCACCCTGCCACCTGGCCACCTGGCCACCCACCCCGTGGCTGCCAGCCTG CCCTGCGGCCGTGGGGAGCGGTGCCTTTGCCCTGGTCCTCACCCTGGCCCTGGTGGGGTGCGTCACACCTGCGGAGAGGAAG TGCCTCCTCTCCGGGTCCTGGCGTAGTGACACTGGCTGCCGGATGGTCGTGTCTGTCCTCAGCAAGGACGGCAGCTTCTCGGGTTCCTACCTGCTGGGTCCTGCCGACAGTGACTCCAAAATCCTCACCTCACCACTGGAGGGGTCCCAGCAGGATGCGGGGCTGGTCCCGCAGCCCACCTTCTCCTTCACCGTGTGGTGGAGGCTCCGAG ACCCGGAGACAGCCCGGACGACTGCCTTCCTGGGCCAGTGCTACGTGGGCACTAATGGGGGGGAGACCCTGCATGCCCTGTGGCTCCTGCGAGAGGCGGCCAACAGCCCCGCTGAGGACTGGAAAGCCACCCG GATTGGCACCAGCATTTTCACCCGGATAAAATAA